In the genome of Variibacter gotjawalensis, one region contains:
- a CDS encoding DUF3772 domain-containing protein: MPNRNALTTQLFALFFFALAMLGSVPASHAQETPAAVAALEQAKSELDQIEAALSAEAATVHSAGQMQAETDRLSEYRAKIVSIRERLRSRIEELEPRLAELDARLKQLGVAPAKDAPPEEAAVTQEREQLTQNFGIVDGALKQARLLSVKTDQLNDRISERRRAIYARMIFQRSASVLDPYFWVEAANAVPEELRSLGYALDSWRETVVSAGISRIAPALVVILAVLGGLFAITRWWVPHFDANPQGGTRLARARRGLLVFAWLFGRTLIAVIVAVLVLEAFGLLPYRVGEIAKGLIPAVFAATFGRGVARGLFAPDAPERRLIDMDDPTAKLFHDHLVWATRAFGIIIFAQLTHRALYGPLILTVATNAILAISISFLFLHLLSRLRAQEGEDQVLVKTPGLRLAIWIIAVASIMSLIAGYSALGAFIALRAIVGAAVLGALYLLLVATDALFTDTLAADTPHSRKIAGMLGVNPRNVGVVGVMLSAGIRALLILLALMLIVGPWEVSTADLIDSVQSIPLGFKIGEINISFVAIVTAIAVLVVGLIVTKTAQRWLQRDLLPRTAIEPSLQLSIGTIFGYIGVIIAISMALAGLGIDLQKIAFVAGALSVGIGFGLQAIVSNFVSGLILLAERPIRVGDSIVVKGEEGWVRRIRVRSTELETFERASVIIPNSELITGMVKNWTHSNTMGRIIVKVGVAYRSDPEEVRDILLAIATEHPQVVQAPPPRAFFMSFGDNSLQFELRCVVANVDNSLAVKSDIHLAIFKRFRAAGIEIPFAPYEQQFKPGGWNAPQPPLDEKA; this comes from the coding sequence ATGCCGAATCGGAACGCGCTAACGACGCAACTCTTTGCGCTATTCTTCTTCGCCCTCGCGATGCTGGGCAGCGTGCCGGCATCGCATGCGCAAGAGACGCCGGCCGCAGTCGCCGCGCTCGAACAGGCGAAGTCGGAACTCGACCAGATCGAGGCAGCGCTCTCGGCGGAAGCCGCGACGGTTCATTCGGCCGGTCAGATGCAGGCCGAGACCGACCGCTTGAGCGAGTATCGCGCGAAGATCGTTTCGATCCGCGAACGCCTGCGATCCCGCATCGAAGAACTTGAGCCGCGACTGGCCGAACTCGACGCGCGCCTGAAGCAGCTCGGCGTCGCGCCGGCCAAAGATGCGCCGCCGGAAGAAGCCGCCGTCACGCAAGAACGCGAACAGCTGACGCAGAATTTCGGCATCGTCGACGGCGCGCTCAAGCAAGCGCGCCTCCTCTCAGTGAAAACCGATCAGCTCAACGACCGCATCAGCGAGCGCCGCCGCGCGATTTACGCGCGCATGATTTTCCAGCGCTCGGCGAGCGTTCTCGATCCTTACTTCTGGGTCGAGGCCGCGAATGCGGTTCCCGAAGAACTCCGCAGCCTCGGCTATGCGCTCGACTCGTGGCGCGAGACCGTCGTCAGCGCCGGCATCTCGCGCATCGCGCCGGCCTTGGTGGTGATCCTCGCCGTCCTTGGCGGGCTCTTCGCGATCACGCGCTGGTGGGTGCCGCATTTCGACGCAAACCCGCAAGGCGGGACGCGGCTCGCGCGCGCACGGCGCGGCCTGCTCGTCTTCGCGTGGCTATTCGGCCGCACGCTGATCGCGGTCATCGTCGCGGTGCTGGTGCTCGAAGCGTTCGGCCTCCTGCCCTACCGCGTCGGCGAAATCGCGAAAGGCCTGATCCCGGCAGTCTTCGCGGCGACGTTCGGCCGCGGCGTTGCGCGCGGCTTGTTCGCGCCGGACGCGCCGGAACGCCGTCTCATCGATATGGACGATCCGACCGCGAAACTGTTCCACGACCATCTGGTCTGGGCGACGCGCGCTTTCGGCATCATCATCTTCGCGCAGCTCACGCACCGCGCACTCTACGGCCCGCTGATCCTGACTGTCGCGACCAACGCGATCCTGGCGATTTCGATCTCGTTCCTGTTCCTGCACCTCCTCTCGCGTCTCCGCGCGCAGGAGGGCGAAGATCAAGTCCTCGTCAAAACGCCGGGCCTGCGGCTCGCGATCTGGATCATCGCGGTCGCCAGCATCATGTCGCTGATCGCCGGTTATTCGGCGCTCGGGGCGTTCATCGCGTTGCGCGCGATCGTCGGCGCTGCCGTGCTCGGCGCGCTCTATCTTCTGCTCGTCGCGACGGACGCGTTGTTCACCGACACGCTCGCCGCCGATACGCCGCACAGCCGCAAGATTGCCGGCATGCTCGGCGTCAACCCGCGCAATGTCGGCGTTGTCGGCGTCATGCTGTCGGCGGGCATCCGCGCGTTGCTCATTCTGCTCGCGCTGATGCTGATCGTCGGCCCGTGGGAAGTCTCGACCGCGGACCTCATCGACTCGGTGCAGAGCATCCCGCTCGGCTTCAAGATCGGCGAGATCAATATCTCGTTCGTCGCCATCGTGACGGCGATTGCGGTGCTGGTCGTTGGTCTCATCGTGACCAAGACGGCGCAGCGCTGGCTGCAGCGCGATCTTCTGCCGCGCACCGCGATCGAGCCGAGCCTGCAGCTCTCGATCGGCACGATCTTTGGTTACATCGGCGTCATAATCGCGATCTCGATGGCGCTCGCGGGCCTCGGCATCGATCTGCAGAAGATCGCCTTCGTTGCCGGCGCACTCTCGGTCGGTATCGGTTTTGGCCTGCAGGCGATCGTGTCGAACTTCGTCTCCGGTTTGATCCTGCTTGCCGAACGCCCGATCCGCGTCGGCGACTCGATCGTCGTGAAAGGCGAAGAAGGCTGGGTACGGCGCATCCGCGTGCGCTCGACCGAACTCGAAACGTTCGAACGCGCCAGCGTGATCATTCCGAATTCGGAACTCATCACCGGCATGGTGAAGAACTGGACGCACTCGAACACGATGGGCCGCATCATCGTGAAGGTCGGCGTCGCTTATCGCAGCGACCCGGAAGAAGTGCGCGACATTCTGCTTGCGATTGCGACCGAGCATCCGCAAGTGGTCCAGGCGCCGCCGCCGCGTGCGTTCTTCATGTCGTTCGGCGACAATTCGCTGCAGTTCGAACTGCGATGCGTGGTCGCCAACGTCGACAACAGCCTTGCGGTGAAGAGCGACATCCACCTTGCGATCTTCAAGCGCTTCCGCGCCGCGGGTATCGAAATCCCGTTCGCGCCGTACGAACAGCAATTCAAGCCGGGTGGCTGGAACGCGCCGCAGCCGCCGCTGGACGAGAAAGCGTAA
- a CDS encoding sensor histidine kinase, producing the protein MGELESVRRNLEERVAQRTKELSDATARFETALRGVRAFVFEQDKDLRYTWAYNPDTQSSGSQIEGQTDEDMLPPTERDFIIALKRKVIETGKPASHEVNYLLPDRSSLVSLHIDPRIAPDGTVDGIVCAALDISRTRTLESEQRRLTEELGTAVQRYETALRGSNVTVFTQDENLRYTSISNDFLGRPADDIVGSDEERVIPAESLQKVVGIKREALDTGESSSGEVEVASDDHTRWFDLHVEPLRDLQGVMVGLTGAVVDITDRKENEAHLRLLLRELTHRSKNLLAVIQAMARQTARHVGSTEAFLDQFSARLQALATSHDLLVQESWHGASLHELVRMQLSHHLDRFESQLTFDGPPVLLKPEAAQGLGLGLHELATNAVKYGALSVPQGRIDIRWRRMPADEGHGIELTWQEQNVPNVKMPTRRGFGSTVIERHLARSLDAEVKLEFPEGGARFQAIIPITQFVATL; encoded by the coding sequence TTGGGCGAACTCGAATCCGTCCGCCGCAATCTCGAAGAGCGCGTTGCACAACGTACGAAAGAACTCAGCGACGCGACGGCGCGCTTCGAAACGGCACTGCGTGGCGTGCGCGCTTTCGTGTTCGAGCAAGATAAAGACCTGCGTTACACCTGGGCCTACAATCCCGACACGCAATCGTCCGGTTCGCAGATCGAAGGGCAGACCGACGAGGACATGTTGCCGCCGACGGAGCGCGATTTCATCATCGCCCTCAAGCGCAAGGTGATCGAGACCGGTAAGCCGGCAAGCCACGAAGTGAACTATCTCCTGCCCGATCGAAGCTCGCTGGTGTCGCTGCATATCGACCCGCGCATCGCGCCGGACGGGACGGTCGATGGCATCGTTTGCGCGGCGCTCGATATTTCGCGCACGCGCACACTGGAAAGCGAGCAGCGGCGGCTGACCGAAGAGCTCGGGACGGCGGTGCAGCGCTACGAGACAGCACTGCGCGGCTCAAACGTCACCGTGTTCACGCAGGACGAAAATCTCCGTTACACCTCGATTAGCAACGATTTCCTCGGACGCCCGGCCGACGACATTGTCGGCAGCGACGAAGAGCGCGTGATCCCGGCTGAGAGCCTGCAGAAGGTCGTGGGCATCAAGCGCGAGGCGCTGGACACCGGCGAGTCGTCGTCGGGCGAAGTCGAGGTCGCGTCCGACGACCACACGCGCTGGTTCGATCTTCACGTCGAGCCGTTGCGCGATCTCCAAGGCGTCATGGTCGGGCTAACCGGTGCCGTCGTCGACATCACGGATCGTAAGGAAAACGAAGCGCATCTGCGATTGCTGCTGCGCGAGCTGACGCATCGCTCGAAGAACCTCCTCGCCGTCATTCAAGCGATGGCGCGACAGACTGCACGGCACGTCGGCTCGACGGAAGCATTCCTCGATCAATTCTCGGCGCGCCTGCAGGCGCTCGCGACGTCGCACGATCTGCTCGTCCAAGAAAGCTGGCACGGTGCCTCGCTGCACGAACTCGTGCGCATGCAGCTCAGCCACCACCTCGATCGCTTCGAATCACAGTTGACCTTCGATGGCCCGCCAGTGCTGCTCAAGCCGGAAGCCGCGCAGGGTCTCGGCCTCGGCCTGCACGAGCTTGCGACCAACGCGGTGAAATACGGCGCGCTCTCGGTTCCGCAGGGGCGCATCGACATCCGGTGGCGGCGCATGCCGGCGGATGAAGGGCACGGCATCGAGCTCACGTGGCAGGAGCAGAACGTGCCGAACGTGAAGATGCCGACACGCCGCGGCTTTGGTTCGACCGTCATCGAACGGCATCTCGCGCGATCGCTCGATGCTGAGGTGAAGCTCGAGTTCCCGGAAGGCGGCGCTCGCTTCCAGGCCATTATCCCGATCACGCAATTCGTCGCGACACTCTAG
- a CDS encoding response regulator: protein MSTAQAVAQHLPFLRRYARALTGNQSSGDAYVTTALEALVEDPSALSGPDGARVALYRIFTKIWNSLDVNASAEPASGIAAEQRLGSITPHARQGFLLVSLEGFTEEDAAKVLDTDVSNLRELVETAGRELAAEMATDVLIIEDETFIAMDLEGLVQGLGHKVLGIARTHSEALALGKSHKPGLILADIQLADGSSGLDAVNDLLRTFEVPVIFITAYPERFLTGQRPEPAFLIAKPFQPATVSAVISQALFFARNARRQDQRKSA, encoded by the coding sequence GTGTCTACAGCCCAAGCCGTTGCTCAACATCTCCCGTTTCTTCGGCGCTATGCGCGTGCCCTCACAGGAAATCAATCCTCTGGCGATGCCTACGTCACCACGGCGCTCGAAGCGCTGGTGGAAGACCCGAGCGCGCTGAGCGGTCCGGACGGAGCGCGTGTGGCGCTCTATCGCATCTTCACGAAAATCTGGAATTCGCTCGACGTGAACGCTTCGGCGGAGCCGGCGTCCGGCATCGCGGCCGAGCAGCGCCTCGGCTCGATCACGCCGCATGCGCGCCAGGGCTTCCTGCTCGTCTCGCTCGAGGGCTTCACGGAAGAAGATGCCGCGAAAGTGCTCGACACTGATGTCTCCAACCTGCGCGAATTGGTTGAGACCGCAGGCCGGGAGCTTGCCGCCGAAATGGCGACGGACGTGCTCATCATCGAGGACGAAACCTTCATCGCGATGGATCTCGAAGGCCTCGTTCAGGGTCTCGGCCACAAGGTGCTCGGCATCGCCCGCACGCATTCGGAAGCGCTGGCGCTCGGCAAGTCGCACAAGCCGGGTCTCATCCTCGCAGACATCCAGCTCGCCGACGGCAGTTCGGGTCTCGATGCAGTGAACGACTTGCTGCGTACGTTCGAAGTGCCGGTGATTTTCATTACGGCTTACCCGGAACGCTTCCTCACCGGTCAGCGTCCGGAGCCGGCGTTCTTGATCGCGAAGCCGTTCCAGCCCGCGACCGTCTCGGCCGTGATCAGCCAGGCGCTGTTCTTCGCACGCAACGCGCGCCGTCAGGATCAACGCAAGAGCGCCTAA
- a CDS encoding NepR family anti-sigma factor, with amino-acid sequence MQNRKASGSGSGLKDTEVGSSNNKVALGRDVQAKIGENLRALYDDVVSQGVPDRFAELLKQLDKSDGGGERA; translated from the coding sequence ATGCAGAACCGCAAGGCCTCTGGCTCGGGGTCAGGATTGAAGGACACCGAAGTGGGGTCAAGTAACAACAAAGTGGCGTTGGGCCGCGATGTGCAAGCGAAGATCGGTGAGAACCTGCGGGCGCTGTACGATGACGTCGTCAGCCAGGGCGTGCCTGATCGTTTTGCTGAACTGTTGAAACAACTCGACAAATCGGACGGCGGCGGAGAGCGCGCCTGA
- a CDS encoding sigma-70 family RNA polymerase sigma factor has translation MNIDPATRDQILGAVPSLRAFAISLSGNVDRADDLVQETMLRALANINSFQPGTNMSAWLFTILRNLFRSEYRKRKREVEDTDGSYAESLKSQPEQNSRVEFEEFRTALAKLPSDQREALILVGASGFSYEEAAEICGCAVGTIKSRVNRARGRLAGLLAIESVEDFGPDLATKAVLAETN, from the coding sequence ATGAACATTGATCCGGCGACCAGAGATCAAATTCTGGGCGCGGTACCTTCGTTGCGCGCTTTTGCGATTTCGCTAAGCGGCAATGTGGACCGGGCAGACGACCTCGTTCAAGAGACGATGCTGCGTGCGCTTGCGAACATCAATTCGTTTCAGCCGGGCACCAACATGTCGGCTTGGCTCTTCACCATTCTGCGCAATCTCTTTCGCTCTGAATATCGCAAGCGCAAGCGCGAGGTCGAGGATACGGACGGCAGCTATGCCGAGTCGTTGAAGTCGCAGCCCGAGCAGAACAGCCGCGTCGAGTTCGAGGAATTCCGCACGGCGCTGGCGAAACTCCCGTCAGACCAGCGCGAAGCGCTGATCTTGGTCGGTGCTTCCGGCTTTTCCTACGAGGAGGCTGCCGAGATCTGCGGCTGCGCTGTCGGCACTATTAAGAGTCGTGTCAATCGCGCCCGTGGTCGTCTCGCCGGGCTCCTTGCCATCGAGAGCGTCGAGGATTTTGGTCCAGACCTCGCAACCAAAGCGGTGCTCGCCGAAACCAACTAA
- a CDS encoding DUF4865 family protein has protein sequence MSKIEERATQRGPLWDTMPGVGFKVFAARRRSHGTADNVYTSIYVWLETAAALKFLSDDRFGAVVSGFGRPLIETWLPVDVRVNAIGGAKATSIVRSAIDVHGADIAALRANENERNAVLLREGALAAVSGLDVHRWQLVRYAVLPEVKAEQNGEIAYDMLHFARPGWAALAATDAKRAA, from the coding sequence ATGTCGAAGATCGAAGAGCGCGCGACACAGCGCGGTCCGCTATGGGACACCATGCCCGGGGTCGGTTTCAAGGTTTTTGCGGCGCGCCGGCGCAGCCATGGCACAGCGGATAATGTCTACACGTCGATTTATGTGTGGCTCGAAACTGCTGCAGCGCTGAAGTTTCTCAGCGATGATCGATTCGGCGCAGTGGTGAGCGGGTTCGGCCGTCCGCTGATCGAGACGTGGCTGCCGGTGGATGTGCGCGTCAATGCAATCGGCGGCGCGAAGGCAACTTCGATCGTTCGCTCAGCCATCGACGTCCACGGCGCTGACATCGCGGCGCTGCGCGCAAACGAAAACGAGCGCAACGCCGTCCTACTGAGAGAGGGTGCGCTCGCTGCAGTCTCGGGACTAGATGTGCATCGTTGGCAACTTGTGCGCTATGCGGTGCTGCCCGAGGTAAAAGCGGAGCAAAATGGCGAAATAGCCTACGACATGCTCCACTTCGCCCGCCCCGGCTGGGCGGCGCTTGCCGCCACGGATGCTAAGCGCGCCGCTTAG
- a CDS encoding LysR family transcriptional regulator yields the protein MTAALPVMDVETVRAFVLIAELGSFTRAADVLDTTQAAISLKLKRLEERIGCRLLERTPRHVRLSLHGETFLGPARELLAAHERAVASIAAEPPRRLLLGISDHVAGPELPELIAKLAKHDPRLLIEVRIAASRELVASFDRGEIEAVVVRREDNRKDGQKLFVDRFAWFASPAFRYQEGETLRLATLAAPCGVRAIAARALDEAKIAWTEVFVGGGVLAVGAAVSAGLGVAALARRVAPAGAVDVGAAFGLPALPSSEVRLHSRLRDPRAREALRIVMSTFR from the coding sequence ATGACAGCCGCGCTGCCCGTGATGGACGTCGAGACCGTTCGCGCCTTCGTGCTCATCGCCGAACTCGGCAGCTTCACCCGCGCTGCTGACGTACTCGACACGACGCAAGCTGCCATCAGTCTCAAACTCAAGCGGCTCGAAGAGCGTATCGGTTGCCGGCTTCTCGAGCGCACGCCGCGTCATGTTCGGCTGTCGCTTCACGGCGAGACGTTCCTCGGTCCCGCCCGCGAGCTTCTTGCCGCGCACGAGCGCGCTGTCGCCAGCATCGCGGCGGAGCCGCCGCGGCGTTTGTTGCTCGGCATCAGCGATCATGTCGCGGGGCCGGAGCTTCCCGAACTCATCGCGAAACTCGCCAAGCACGATCCGCGTCTGCTGATCGAGGTGCGCATCGCGGCCTCGCGCGAGCTCGTCGCGAGTTTCGATCGCGGCGAGATCGAAGCCGTCGTCGTTCGCCGCGAAGACAATCGCAAGGACGGGCAGAAGCTCTTCGTCGATCGCTTCGCTTGGTTCGCGTCACCGGCGTTCCGCTATCAAGAGGGCGAGACTTTGCGCCTCGCGACTCTCGCGGCGCCATGCGGCGTGCGTGCGATCGCGGCGCGCGCGCTCGACGAGGCAAAGATCGCCTGGACCGAAGTGTTCGTCGGAGGAGGGGTGCTTGCGGTCGGTGCTGCCGTCAGCGCGGGGCTCGGCGTTGCGGCGCTCGCGCGACGCGTCGCGCCGGCCGGTGCTGTCGATGTCGGCGCTGCGTTCGGTTTGCCGGCGCTGCCGTCATCCGAGGTGCGGCTTCATTCGCGCCTGCGCGATCCGCGCGCCCGCGAAGCACTGCGCATCGTGATGTCGACGTTTCGTTGA
- a CDS encoding SDR family oxidoreductase, with product MKKVALITAGGSGMGAAAAKRLAADGFSVGILSSSGKGEALAAELGGFGVTGSNQSADDLQKLVDGAMQRWKRIDVLVNSAGHGPRAAILDITDDDWHRGMEVYLMNVIRPTRLAAPIMKQQKAGTIINISTAWAFEPSPMFPTSAVFRAGLAAYTKLFADSFAADNVRMNNVLPGWIDSLPQTDERRDSVPMNRYGTSEEIAATVSFLASDGAGYITGQNLRVDGGLMRGI from the coding sequence ATGAAAAAAGTCGCTCTCATTACGGCCGGCGGCAGCGGTATGGGCGCTGCGGCGGCGAAGCGTCTTGCGGCAGATGGATTTTCGGTCGGCATCCTGTCGTCGTCCGGCAAGGGCGAGGCGTTGGCTGCAGAGCTCGGTGGCTTCGGCGTCACCGGGTCGAACCAGTCGGCGGACGATCTGCAGAAGCTCGTCGACGGTGCGATGCAGCGCTGGAAGCGCATCGACGTTCTCGTCAACAGCGCTGGGCACGGACCGCGCGCCGCGATCCTCGACATCACGGATGACGACTGGCATCGCGGCATGGAAGTCTATCTGATGAACGTCATACGGCCGACGCGTCTCGCTGCGCCGATCATGAAGCAGCAGAAAGCCGGCACGATCATCAACATCTCGACGGCCTGGGCGTTCGAGCCGAGCCCGATGTTCCCGACCTCCGCTGTTTTCCGTGCAGGCCTCGCGGCCTACACGAAACTTTTCGCGGATTCATTCGCGGCCGACAATGTGCGGATGAACAACGTGCTGCCGGGCTGGATCGACAGCCTGCCGCAGACGGACGAACGCCGCGACAGCGTGCCGATGAACCGCTACGGCACGTCGGAGGAAATTGCCGCGACGGTGTCGTTCCTCGCTTCGGATGGCGCGGGTTATATCACGGGACAAAATCTGCGCGTCGACGGCGGGTTGATGCGCGGGATTTGA
- the cobT gene encoding cobaltochelatase subunit CobT, with product MSSNSKAKGSGQQSPTEPFKQSVASCLRALARQPELEVNYAAERPALAAGKVRLPEPPRKMSAADAAIVRGHADSFALRLACHDNNVHRKLMPTGQQARAIFEAVEQARVEAIGSRRMEGVSANLSAMLEDKFHRGKFDDITDRADAPVEEAVALMVRERLTGKPPPEAAKKIVELWRPLIEQKAGKNLDRLEKLLENQRQFGDVVHDLLDSLEMGDDRSRDSDDDESEDDKNKEAQDDPSGQDGEAEQSEDGDASAMEQSEMSSDEMPEGATEAEDAQSAEMPDDTDMGDAETPGEPWRPQHGRNEPRGPSYKPFTGKFDEIASAEELCEPEELDRLRGYLDKQLSNLSGVVSRLANRLQRKLMAQQNRSWEFDLEEGQLDPARLHRVITDPMHPLSFKHEKDTNFRDTVVTLLLDNSGSMRGRPITVAATCADILARTLERCGVKVEILGFTTRAWKGGQSREAWLAAGKPANPGRLNDLRHIIYKAADSPWRRARKNLGLMMREGLLKENIDGEALDWAHQRLLARPEQRKILMMISDGAPVDDSTLSVNAGNYLERHLRHIIEEIETRSPVELIAIGIGHDVTRYYRRAVTIVDAEELGGAMTDKLAELFDETPAAAPAPKRGGARRKQTVH from the coding sequence ATGAGTTCGAACTCGAAAGCCAAAGGCAGCGGACAACAGTCGCCGACCGAGCCGTTCAAGCAGTCGGTGGCGAGTTGTTTGCGCGCGCTCGCGCGGCAGCCCGAGCTCGAAGTCAACTACGCGGCGGAACGCCCTGCCCTCGCGGCCGGGAAAGTCCGTCTGCCGGAGCCGCCGCGCAAGATGTCGGCGGCGGACGCCGCGATCGTACGCGGCCATGCTGACAGCTTCGCGCTGCGGCTCGCGTGTCACGACAATAATGTCCATCGCAAGCTGATGCCGACGGGGCAGCAGGCGCGTGCGATCTTCGAAGCAGTCGAACAGGCCCGCGTCGAGGCAATCGGCTCGCGGCGCATGGAAGGCGTCTCGGCGAACCTGTCGGCGATGCTGGAAGACAAATTCCACCGCGGCAAATTCGACGACATCACGGACCGCGCGGATGCGCCGGTCGAAGAAGCCGTCGCGTTGATGGTGCGCGAGCGCCTCACCGGAAAGCCACCGCCGGAGGCCGCGAAAAAGATCGTCGAACTCTGGCGTCCGCTAATCGAGCAAAAGGCCGGCAAGAATCTCGATCGCCTCGAAAAGCTGCTCGAAAATCAGCGGCAGTTCGGCGACGTCGTGCACGACCTGCTCGACTCGCTCGAAATGGGTGACGACCGCTCACGCGATTCCGACGACGACGAGAGCGAGGACGATAAGAACAAGGAAGCGCAGGACGATCCTTCCGGTCAGGACGGCGAAGCCGAGCAGTCCGAGGACGGCGATGCGTCCGCGATGGAACAGTCCGAGATGTCGTCGGACGAAATGCCGGAAGGCGCGACCGAGGCAGAAGACGCGCAATCGGCCGAGATGCCGGACGACACCGACATGGGCGATGCCGAGACGCCGGGCGAACCCTGGCGTCCGCAGCACGGCCGCAACGAGCCGCGCGGCCCTAGCTACAAGCCGTTCACGGGGAAGTTCGACGAGATCGCGTCGGCCGAAGAACTGTGCGAGCCGGAAGAACTCGACCGCCTGCGCGGTTATCTCGACAAGCAGCTCTCGAATCTTTCCGGCGTCGTGTCGCGGCTTGCCAATCGCCTGCAGCGCAAGTTGATGGCGCAGCAGAACCGCTCGTGGGAGTTCGACCTCGAAGAAGGTCAGCTTGATCCGGCGCGACTGCATCGCGTCATCACGGACCCGATGCATCCGCTCTCGTTCAAGCACGAGAAGGACACGAATTTCCGCGACACCGTCGTCACGCTGCTGCTCGACAATTCGGGCTCGATGCGCGGGCGGCCGATCACGGTCGCGGCGACGTGCGCCGACATTCTCGCGCGCACGCTGGAGCGTTGCGGCGTCAAGGTCGAGATCCTCGGCTTCACGACGCGCGCTTGGAAGGGCGGACAGTCGCGCGAGGCGTGGCTCGCGGCCGGCAAGCCGGCGAATCCGGGCCGCCTCAACGACCTGCGCCACATCATCTACAAGGCGGCGGATTCGCCGTGGCGGCGCGCGCGCAAGAACCTCGGGCTTATGATGCGCGAAGGTCTCTTGAAGGAGAATATCGACGGCGAGGCGCTCGATTGGGCGCATCAGCGACTGCTCGCGCGGCCCGAACAGCGCAAGATCCTGATGATGATCTCGGACGGCGCGCCGGTCGACGACTCGACGCTGTCGGTCAACGCCGGCAATTATCTCGAGCGGCACCTGCGGCACATCATCGAAGAGATCGAAACGCGCTCGCCGGTCGAACTCATCGCTATCGGCATTGGTCATGATGTCACGCGCTACTATCGCCGCGCCGTGACGATCGTCGATGCGGAAGAACTCGGCGGCGCGATGACGGATAAGCTCGCAGAGTTGTTCGACGAAACGCCGGCCGCCGCTCCGGCGCCGAAACGCGGCGGCGCTCGGCGTAAACAGACAGTGCACTAG
- the cobS gene encoding cobaltochelatase subunit CobS: protein MTTATTEQARLPDMKVSVRQLFGIDSDMEVPAYSEADEHVPDTDADYRFDRQTTMAILAGFSKNRRVMVTGYHGTGKSTHIEQVAARLNWPCVRVNLDSHISRLDLLGKDAIVVRDGLQVTEFRDGILPWALQHNVALVFDEYDAGRPDVMFVIQRVLELSGKLTLLDQNRVIRPHPSFRLFSTANTVGLGDTSGLYHGTQQINQGQMDRWSIVTTLNYLPHDNEVEIVLSKAKHYRTKEGRDIVNKMVRVADLTRNAFMNGDLSTVMSPRTVITWAENADIFGDIGFAFRVTFVNKCDELERALVAEFYQRCFGQELPESSVNVALT from the coding sequence ATGACGACGGCGACGACAGAACAGGCCCGGCTGCCCGACATGAAAGTCTCGGTCCGGCAGCTTTTCGGCATCGACTCGGACATGGAGGTGCCGGCCTATTCGGAAGCCGACGAGCACGTGCCGGATACGGATGCGGACTACCGTTTCGACCGGCAGACCACGATGGCGATCCTCGCGGGCTTCTCGAAGAACCGCCGCGTGATGGTCACGGGCTATCACGGCACCGGCAAGTCGACGCATATCGAGCAGGTCGCCGCACGCCTCAATTGGCCGTGCGTGCGCGTCAACCTCGACAGTCACATCTCGCGCCTCGACCTTCTCGGTAAGGACGCGATCGTCGTGCGCGACGGGCTGCAGGTGACCGAATTCCGTGACGGCATTTTGCCATGGGCGCTTCAGCACAATGTCGCGCTGGTGTTCGACGAATACGACGCCGGCCGCCCGGACGTGATGTTCGTCATTCAGCGCGTGCTGGAACTCTCCGGCAAGCTGACGCTGCTCGATCAGAACCGCGTCATCCGCCCGCACCCGTCGTTCCGCCTGTTCTCGACCGCGAACACGGTCGGCCTCGGCGACACGTCCGGTCTCTATCACGGCACACAGCAGATCAACCAAGGTCAGATGGACCGCTGGTCGATCGTGACGACGCTGAACTATCTGCCGCACGACAACGAAGTGGAGATCGTGCTCTCGAAGGCGAAGCACTATCGCACGAAGGAAGGCCGCGACATCGTCAACAAGATGGTGCGCGTTGCCGACCTGACGCGTAACGCCTTTATGAACGGCGACCTCTCGACCGTGATGAGCCCGCGTACGGTGATCACCTGGGCCGAGAACGCCGACATCTTCGGCGATATCGGTTTCGCGTTCCGCGTGACCTTCGTCAACAAGTGCGACGAACTCGAGCGCGCGCTGGTGGCGGAATTCTATCAGCGCTGCTTCGGGCAAGAATTGCCGGAGAGCTCGGTCAACGTCGCGCTGACGTAA
- a CDS encoding AbrB/MazE/SpoVT family DNA-binding domain-containing protein: protein MAASKLTASVTTVVSTKGQVILPKAVRDLRKWGVGTRLIVEETEDGVLLRQAPLFSETNPSEVFASLRGNGPAKTIDEMKAGILAEAKRRHARD from the coding sequence ATGGCAGCTTCGAAACTTACTGCAAGTGTCACGACGGTCGTCTCGACGAAAGGGCAGGTGATCCTGCCCAAGGCGGTCCGCGATCTGCGCAAATGGGGTGTCGGTACGCGTTTGATCGTCGAAGAAACCGAGGATGGCGTTTTGCTGCGCCAAGCGCCTTTGTTTTCCGAAACGAACCCGTCCGAGGTCTTTGCGTCATTGCGCGGCAATGGACCTGCCAAGACGATCGACGAGATGAAGGCCGGAATTCTCGCCGAGGCTAAACGGCGTCATGCTCGCGATTGA